Proteins found in one Glycine soja mitochondrion, complete genome genomic segment:
- the orf129 gene encoding hypothetical protein → MKYMSQYKILQVRYWYSKHNFQRSPILLEFPTFLRYVSVYYLAFSAVSINKRNIIIRKTLPILNRILATKYVDGLYEKLLTRNIMLPIWKEDARGIERPSNKRSQHQVFRSINNYLFNMYSVRVDISLH, encoded by the coding sequence ATGAAATATATGAGTCAGTATAAAATCTTACAAGTGCGATACTGGTATTCTAAACACAACTTCCAAAGGTCGCCCATTCTTCTTGAGTTTCCTACCTTCTTGAGGTACGTCTCAGTCTATTATCTCGCTTTCTCCGCAGTATCGATAAATAAGCGTAATATCATCATTAGGAAGACACTGCCCATCTTGAATAGGATTTTAGCTACTAAATATGTTGATGGTCTTTATGAAAAACTATTAACTAGGAATATTATGCTACCCATATGGAAAGAAGACGCTAGGGGAATAGAAAGACCATCAAATAAACGAAGTCAACACCAGGTCTTCCGAAGCATTAACAATTACCTATTTAATATGTACTCAGTCCGGGTGGATATCTCACTACATTGA